In the Klebsiella aerogenes KCTC 2190 genome, one interval contains:
- a CDS encoding Grx4 family monothiol glutaredoxin, whose protein sequence is MSTTLETIQRQIAENPILLYMKGSPKLPSCGFSAQAVQALSACGERFAYVDILQNPDIRAELPKYANWPTFPQLWVDGELVGGCDIIIEMYQRGELQQLIKETAAKHNADEPKAE, encoded by the coding sequence ATGAGCACCACTCTAGAAACGATCCAACGTCAAATCGCTGAAAACCCGATCCTGCTGTACATGAAAGGCTCTCCGAAGCTGCCGAGCTGCGGTTTCTCCGCTCAGGCAGTGCAGGCGCTTTCTGCTTGCGGCGAACGTTTTGCCTACGTTGATATCCTGCAGAACCCGGATATCCGCGCTGAACTGCCGAAATACGCTAACTGGCCGACCTTCCCGCAGCTGTGGGTTGACGGTGAACTGGTTGGCGGTTGCGACATCATCATCGAAATGTATCAGCGCGGCGAACTGCAGCAGCTGATCAAAGAAACGGCTGCAAAGCACAACGCTGACGAGCCGAAAGCAGAGTAA
- the punC gene encoding purine nucleoside transporter PunC, with product MQQPGKGFLVWLGGLSVLGFLATDMYLPAFAAIQQDLNTSAASVSASLSLFLAGFAIGQLFWGPLSDRYGRKPILLAGLAIFALGCLGMLWVRDATLMLVLRFVQAIGVCAAAVTWQAMVTDYYPAQRTNRIFATIMPLVGLSPALAPLLGSWLLVHLEWQAIFATLFAITILLMLPAFRLKAVVKPAGETQQKITFMSLLRSREYSGNVLIYAACSASFFAWLTGSPFILHEMGYGPTVIGLSYVPQTIAFLIGGYGCRAALQKWQGHQMLPWLLVVFALSVAATWLAGIQDHPSLVALMVPFCIMAIVNGGIYPIVVAQALKPFPQATGRAAALQNTLQLGLCFLASLLVSSLIATPLLTTTSVMLISIVLAGIGFWMQQRRVQLVNESSHA from the coding sequence ATGCAACAACCTGGGAAAGGATTTTTAGTGTGGCTGGGCGGCCTGAGCGTGCTTGGCTTTCTGGCCACCGACATGTATCTACCGGCCTTTGCCGCCATTCAGCAAGACCTCAACACCTCTGCCGCATCGGTTAGCGCCAGCTTGAGCTTATTCCTCGCGGGCTTCGCGATCGGCCAGCTGTTCTGGGGGCCGCTGTCGGACCGCTATGGTCGGAAACCGATTCTGCTCGCCGGGCTGGCTATCTTCGCTCTTGGCTGTCTTGGGATGCTGTGGGTACGCGATGCGACGCTGATGCTGGTACTGCGTTTTGTCCAGGCGATTGGCGTATGCGCCGCCGCGGTGACCTGGCAGGCGATGGTGACCGACTACTATCCGGCCCAGCGCACCAACCGCATTTTCGCGACGATCATGCCGCTGGTCGGGCTCTCTCCGGCGCTGGCGCCGTTACTCGGCAGCTGGCTGTTAGTCCATCTGGAATGGCAGGCTATCTTCGCCACCCTGTTCGCTATCACCATACTGTTGATGCTGCCGGCTTTTCGTCTGAAGGCGGTCGTCAAACCTGCTGGCGAAACCCAGCAGAAAATTACCTTTATGTCCCTGCTGCGTTCACGTGAATATAGCGGTAACGTGCTCATTTATGCGGCGTGTTCCGCCAGCTTCTTCGCCTGGCTCACCGGTTCGCCATTTATCCTCCATGAAATGGGCTATGGTCCGACGGTGATTGGCCTTAGCTACGTGCCGCAAACTATCGCCTTCCTGATTGGCGGTTACGGCTGCCGCGCGGCGCTGCAAAAATGGCAGGGTCATCAGATGCTGCCCTGGCTGCTGGTTGTTTTTGCGCTGAGCGTAGCCGCGACCTGGCTTGCCGGAATACAGGATCATCCGTCGCTGGTTGCGTTAATGGTTCCGTTTTGCATCATGGCGATTGTGAATGGCGGGATTTACCCTATCGTCGTCGCCCAGGCGCTGAAACCTTTTCCACAGGCAACCGGGCGCGCCGCCGCCCTGCAGAATACGCTGCAGCTTGGCCTCTGTTTCCTGGCAAGCCTGCTGGTCTCAAGCCTTATCGCCACTCCGCTTCTGACCACCACCAGCGTGATGCTGATTTCCATCGTCCTGGCAGGCATCGGTTTCTGGATGCAGCAACGACGCGTGCAGTTAGTGAACGAATCGTCTCACGCTTGA
- a CDS encoding YnhF family membrane protein, which yields MDTNLKFSLTTTVIVLGLIVAAALTAVLH from the coding sequence ATGGACACAAATTTAAAGTTTTCGCTGACAACGACGGTTATTGTTTTGGGTCTGATCGTCGCCGCCGCGTTGACCGCGGTACTGCACTGA
- the punR gene encoding DNA-binding transcriptional activator PunR — protein MWSEYSLEVVDAVARNGSFSAAAQELHRVPSAVSYTVRQLEEWLAVPLFERRHRDVELTPAGHWFLQEGRSVIKKMQITRQQCQQIANGWRGQLSIAVDDIVKPARMRQMIVDFYRHFSDVELIVFQEVFNGVWDALADGRVELAIGATRSIPVGGRYAFRDMGMLNWHCVVASSHPLAQMEGPLSDDVLRNWPSLVREDTSRSLPKRTTWLLDNQKRVVVPDWESSATCLSAGLCVGMVPGHFARPHIDSGEWTALTLENPFPDAACCLTWQQSDASPALSWLLDYLGDSETLNREWLRAPE, from the coding sequence ATGTGGTCTGAATATTCCTTAGAAGTGGTTGATGCTGTGGCGCGTAACGGGAGTTTCAGCGCCGCGGCGCAGGAGCTACACCGCGTACCTTCGGCGGTGAGCTATACGGTGCGACAGCTGGAGGAGTGGCTGGCGGTTCCGCTTTTTGAACGTCGCCATCGTGATGTTGAATTGACCCCCGCCGGGCACTGGTTTTTGCAGGAAGGGCGTTCTGTTATCAAAAAAATGCAGATCACCCGCCAGCAGTGCCAGCAAATTGCTAACGGCTGGCGCGGCCAGCTGTCCATTGCGGTGGACGATATCGTTAAACCGGCGCGGATGCGCCAGATGATCGTTGATTTTTATCGCCATTTTAGCGATGTCGAACTAATCGTTTTTCAGGAAGTTTTCAACGGCGTCTGGGATGCGTTAGCCGATGGGCGGGTAGAACTCGCTATCGGCGCGACGCGTTCGATACCGGTGGGAGGGCGTTACGCTTTTCGCGATATGGGGATGCTGAACTGGCACTGTGTCGTCGCCAGCAGTCATCCGCTGGCGCAGATGGAAGGGCCGCTCAGTGATGACGTGTTGCGCAACTGGCCGTCCCTGGTGCGCGAAGATACCTCGCGCTCGCTGCCGAAGCGCACAACCTGGCTGCTTGATAACCAGAAGCGGGTGGTGGTGCCGGATTGGGAATCTTCAGCCACCTGTCTATCGGCAGGATTGTGCGTCGGGATGGTGCCAGGCCATTTCGCCCGCCCGCATATCGATAGCGGGGAGTGGACGGCCTTGACGCTGGAAAACCCATTCCCGGATGCCGCCTGCTGCCTGACCTGGCAACAAAGCGATGCTTCACCCGCTTTAAGCTGGCTGCTTGACTATCTTGGCGACAGCGAAACGTTGAATCGGGAGTGGTTGCGGGCGCCGGAATAA
- the purR gene encoding HTH-type transcriptional repressor PurR, producing MATIKDVAKRANVSTTTVSHVINKTRFVAEETRNAVWAAIKELHYSPSAVARSLKVNHTKSIGLLATSSEAAYFAEIIESVEKSCFQKGYTLILGNAWNDPEKQRAYLSMMAQKRVDGLLVMCSEYPESVLSMLEEYRHIPMVVMDWGEAKADFTDSVIDNAFEGGYIAGRYLIERGHREIGVIPGPLERNTGAGRLAGFMQAMKEAHINVPENWIVQGDFEPESGYRAMQQILNQQHRPTAVFCGGDIMAMGAICAADEMGLRVPQDISLIGYDNVRNARYFSPALTTIHQPKDSLGEAAFNMLLDRIVNKREESQSIEVHPRLIERRSVADGPFVDYRR from the coding sequence ATGGCAACTATTAAAGATGTAGCGAAACGCGCAAACGTTTCCACTACAACTGTATCACATGTGATTAACAAAACCCGTTTCGTGGCGGAAGAGACGCGCAATGCGGTGTGGGCGGCAATTAAAGAACTCCACTATTCGCCAAGCGCCGTGGCTCGCAGCCTGAAAGTCAATCACACCAAATCGATCGGTCTGCTGGCCACCAGCAGCGAAGCGGCCTATTTCGCTGAAATTATCGAATCCGTAGAAAAGAGCTGCTTCCAGAAAGGCTATACCCTGATTCTGGGCAACGCCTGGAACGATCCGGAAAAACAGCGCGCCTACTTGTCGATGATGGCGCAAAAGCGCGTTGACGGCCTGCTGGTGATGTGTTCCGAGTACCCTGAGTCGGTGCTCAGTATGCTCGAAGAGTATCGTCATATTCCGATGGTGGTGATGGACTGGGGCGAAGCCAAAGCGGACTTTACCGACTCGGTTATTGATAATGCCTTTGAAGGCGGCTATATCGCCGGCCGTTACCTGATTGAACGCGGCCATCGTGAAATTGGCGTTATTCCGGGCCCGCTTGAGCGCAACACCGGCGCCGGGCGCCTTGCCGGCTTCATGCAGGCGATGAAAGAAGCGCATATCAATGTGCCGGAAAACTGGATTGTTCAGGGCGACTTTGAACCGGAATCCGGCTACCGCGCCATGCAGCAGATCCTTAATCAGCAGCATCGCCCAACCGCCGTGTTCTGCGGCGGCGACATCATGGCGATGGGCGCTATCTGCGCCGCCGACGAAATGGGCCTGCGCGTGCCGCAGGACATTTCGCTGATCGGCTATGATAATGTGCGCAACGCCCGCTACTTCAGCCCGGCGCTGACCACAATACATCAACCCAAGGACTCACTCGGAGAAGCGGCATTCAATATGCTGCTCGATCGCATTGTTAATAAACGCGAAGAGTCGCAGTCCATCGAGGTGCATCCACGTCTTATCGAGCGCCGCTCGGTTGCCGACGGCCCGTTCGTCGATTATCGTCGTTAA
- the sodB gene encoding superoxide dismutase [Fe] has protein sequence MSFELPALPYAKDALAPHISAETLEYHYGKHHQAYVTNLNNLIKGTAFEGKSLEEIVRSSEGGVFNNAAQVWNHTFYWNCLAPNAGGEPEGELAAAINKSFGSFADFKAKFTDAAAKNFGAGWTWLVKNADGSLAIVSTSNAGTPLTTDATPLLTVDVWEHAYYIDYRNARPNYLEHFWALVNWKFVAANLAA, from the coding sequence ATGTCGTTCGAATTACCTGCATTACCATATGCAAAAGACGCCCTGGCGCCGCACATTTCCGCAGAAACCCTGGAATACCATTACGGTAAACATCACCAGGCCTACGTGACCAACCTCAACAACCTGATCAAAGGCACCGCTTTTGAAGGCAAATCTCTGGAAGAGATCGTTCGCTCTTCTGAAGGCGGCGTTTTCAATAACGCAGCGCAGGTCTGGAACCACACTTTCTACTGGAACTGCCTGGCGCCGAACGCCGGCGGTGAGCCGGAAGGCGAACTGGCCGCAGCGATTAACAAATCTTTCGGTAGCTTCGCTGATTTTAAAGCGAAATTCACCGATGCCGCGGCGAAAAACTTCGGCGCAGGCTGGACCTGGCTTGTTAAAAACGCTGACGGCAGCCTGGCTATCGTCTCCACCAGCAACGCCGGCACTCCGCTGACTACCGATGCGACGCCGCTGTTGACCGTTGATGTCTGGGAACACGCCTACTACATCGACTACCGCAATGCCCGTCCTAATTATCTGGAACACTTCTGGGCGCTGGTAAACTGGAAATTTGTTGCCGCCAACCTGGCAGCATAA
- the cfa gene encoding cyclopropane fatty acyl phospholipid synthase — MSSSCIEEVSVPNDDWYRIAAELLGRAGIEINGSAPSDIRVKNPLFFKRVLQEGSLGLGESYMDGWWECERLDIFFHKVLRAGLDKQLPHHFKDTLRIAGARLFNLQSKKRAWIVGKEHYDLGNDLFHRMLDPYMQYSCGYWKEAENLEQAQQDKLDLICRKLQLEPGMKVLDIGCGWGGLAYYMAKNYNVSVTGVTISAEQQKMAQERCAGLDVNILLQDYRDLHESFDRIVSVGMFEHVGPKNYATYFEVVDRNLKPNGRFLLHTIGSKITDHNVDPWINKYIFPNGCLPSVRHIADASEKHFVMEDWHNFGADYDTTLMAWYERFLASWPDIADNYSDRFKRMFTYYLNACAGAFRARDIQLWQVVFSRGVEHGLRVAR, encoded by the coding sequence ATGAGTTCATCGTGTATAGAAGAAGTAAGTGTACCAAACGATGATTGGTACCGGATTGCAGCTGAATTATTGGGCCGTGCCGGAATTGAGATCAATGGTTCCGCACCCTCCGATATCCGGGTAAAAAACCCGCTCTTTTTTAAACGCGTGTTACAAGAAGGGTCTCTCGGATTAGGCGAAAGCTATATGGACGGCTGGTGGGAATGCGAACGCCTGGATATATTCTTTCACAAGGTATTGCGCGCCGGGCTGGATAAGCAACTCCCCCACCACTTCAAAGATACGCTACGTATCGCTGGCGCTCGCCTGTTTAATCTGCAAAGCAAAAAACGCGCCTGGATTGTTGGTAAAGAACACTACGATTTAGGCAACGACCTTTTCCACCGCATGCTCGATCCCTATATGCAATATTCCTGCGGATACTGGAAAGAGGCCGAAAATCTGGAACAGGCGCAGCAGGATAAATTAGATCTTATCTGTCGCAAACTGCAGCTTGAGCCAGGAATGAAAGTGCTGGATATCGGTTGCGGTTGGGGCGGACTGGCCTATTACATGGCCAAAAACTATAACGTCAGTGTGACGGGCGTGACCATTTCGGCCGAACAACAAAAAATGGCACAGGAGCGCTGTGCAGGATTAGATGTCAATATTCTGCTGCAGGACTATCGCGATCTTCACGAAAGTTTTGACCGAATCGTCTCCGTCGGGATGTTCGAGCACGTTGGGCCTAAAAATTACGCCACTTATTTTGAAGTTGTCGATCGTAATTTAAAACCAAACGGTCGTTTTCTGCTACACACCATTGGTTCAAAGATTACCGATCACAACGTCGACCCGTGGATTAATAAATATATATTCCCTAACGGTTGCCTGCCGTCGGTACGCCATATCGCCGATGCCAGCGAGAAGCATTTTGTGATGGAAGATTGGCATAACTTTGGTGCCGATTATGACACCACCTTGATGGCCTGGTACGAGCGTTTTCTTGCCAGTTGGCCGGATATTGCCGATAACTATTCAGATCGTTTCAAACGCATGTTTACCTATTATCTGAATGCCTGCGCGGGTGCTTTCCGCGCCCGCGACATTCAGCTCTGGCAAGTCGTCTTCTCGCGCGGTGTTGAACATGGCCTGCGCGTAGCCCGCTAG
- a CDS encoding MFS transporter translates to MKINFPLLALAIGAFGIGTTEFSPMGLLPVIAKGVDVSIPAAGMLISAYAIGVMVGAPLMTLLLSHRARRNALIFLMGIFTLGNVLSSIAPDYTTLLLSRIITSLNHGAFFGLGSVVAASVVPKHKQASAVATMFMGLTIANIGGVPAATWLGETIGWRMSFLATAGLGLIAMVSLWFSLPKGSAGERPNVKRELSVLMRPQVLSALLTTVLGAGAMFTLYTYISPVLHTITNASPLFVTAMLVLIGVGFSLGNYLGGKFADRSVSGTLKGFLLLLIAIMLAIPLLAQSQLGAAVSMVVWGAATFAVVPPLQMRVMRVAHEAPGLSSSVNIGAFNLGNALGAAAGGAVISGGLGYAFVPVMGAIIAGLALAVVLFGGRSQPEEALANN, encoded by the coding sequence ATGAAAATCAACTTTCCCTTACTCGCGTTGGCGATCGGTGCCTTTGGTATCGGTACCACCGAGTTTTCCCCGATGGGATTACTGCCGGTTATCGCCAAAGGCGTCGATGTTTCTATTCCGGCCGCGGGGATGCTGATTAGCGCCTATGCCATTGGCGTGATGGTCGGCGCGCCGTTAATGACGTTGCTGCTATCGCATCGCGCTCGCCGCAATGCATTGATCTTCCTGATGGGGATCTTCACCCTCGGCAACGTGCTCTCTTCTATTGCGCCGGATTACACGACGCTACTGCTGTCGCGTATTATCACCAGCCTCAATCATGGCGCGTTCTTCGGCCTTGGCTCGGTCGTTGCCGCAAGCGTGGTGCCAAAACACAAACAGGCCAGTGCGGTCGCGACCATGTTTATGGGGCTGACCATTGCCAATATCGGCGGCGTACCGGCTGCCACCTGGCTTGGCGAAACCATCGGTTGGCGAATGTCTTTCCTCGCCACGGCGGGTCTGGGATTAATTGCGATGGTCAGCCTGTGGTTCTCCCTGCCGAAGGGTAGCGCCGGCGAACGTCCGAACGTGAAGCGCGAGCTTTCAGTGTTGATGCGTCCTCAGGTACTCTCTGCGCTGTTAACCACCGTGCTGGGCGCCGGGGCGATGTTCACGCTGTATACCTACATTTCTCCGGTACTGCATACCATTACCAACGCTTCACCGCTGTTTGTTACCGCCATGCTGGTATTAATCGGCGTCGGTTTCTCGCTTGGCAACTATCTGGGCGGTAAGTTTGCCGACCGTTCAGTCTCCGGAACGTTGAAAGGGTTCCTGTTGTTACTGATTGCCATCATGTTGGCCATTCCGCTGCTGGCACAATCGCAGTTGGGTGCTGCCGTCAGCATGGTCGTGTGGGGCGCGGCAACCTTTGCGGTGGTTCCGCCGCTGCAGATGCGCGTAATGCGCGTGGCGCACGAAGCGCCGGGCCTGTCATCGTCGGTTAACATTGGCGCTTTCAATCTCGGTAATGCGTTGGGCGCGGCGGCGGGCGGCGCGGTGATATCCGGCGGCCTCGGTTATGCTTTTGTGCCGGTGATGGGGGCGATTATTGCCGGGCTGGCATTAGCGGTGGTGCTGTTTGGCGGGCGTTCACAACCAGAAGAAGCGTTAGCGAATAACTAA
- the gloA gene encoding lactoylglutathione lyase: MRLLHTMLRVGDLQRSIEFYTNVLGMKLLRTSENPEYKYSLAFVGYGEESDTAVIELTYNWGVDSYELGTAYGHIALSVDNAAQACERIRQNGGNVTREAGPVKGGSTVIAFVEDPDGYKIELIEEKDAGKGLGN, translated from the coding sequence ATGCGCTTACTTCACACCATGCTGCGCGTTGGCGACCTGCAACGTTCTATTGAGTTTTACACCAACGTGCTGGGCATGAAGCTGCTGCGTACCAGCGAAAACCCTGAATATAAATACTCGCTGGCTTTCGTCGGCTACGGCGAAGAGAGCGATACCGCGGTTATCGAACTGACCTATAACTGGGGCGTGGATAGCTACGAACTCGGTACCGCCTATGGCCATATTGCGCTGAGCGTCGACAACGCGGCGCAAGCGTGCGAGCGTATTCGCCAGAATGGCGGCAACGTCACTCGCGAAGCTGGCCCGGTTAAAGGCGGCAGCACGGTTATCGCCTTTGTTGAAGATCCGGACGGCTACAAAATTGAGCTGATCGAAGAGAAAGATGCCGGAAAAGGTCTCGGCAACTAA
- a CDS encoding alkene reductase — protein sequence MSESKLFSPLKVGAVTVPNRVFMAPLTRLRSIEPGDIPTPLMAEYYRQRASSGLIITEATQISAQAKGYAGAPGLHSAEQMAAWQKITAGVHAENGHIAVQLWHTGRISHNSLQPGGAAPVAPSALSAGTRTSLRDENGHAIRVDTSMPRALETDEIPGIVDDFRQAVGNARDVGFDLVELHSAHGYLLHQFLSPSSNQRTDQYGGSVENRARLVLEVVDAVSKEWSADRIGIRVSPIGSFQNVDNGPNEEADALYLIEQLAKRGIAYLHMSEPDWAGGQPYSDEFRQKVRDRFPGAIIGAGAYTVEKANDLINKGLIDAVAFGRDYIANPDLVARLQKKAALNPQRPESFYGGGAEGYTDYPTL from the coding sequence ATGTCAGAATCTAAATTGTTCAGCCCGTTAAAAGTCGGTGCGGTGACCGTACCTAACCGCGTATTTATGGCTCCGCTGACCCGTCTGCGCAGCATCGAACCAGGTGACATCCCTACTCCGCTGATGGCTGAGTACTATCGTCAGCGCGCCAGCTCCGGCCTGATTATCACCGAAGCGACGCAAATTTCCGCCCAGGCGAAAGGCTATGCCGGCGCGCCGGGCCTGCATAGCGCAGAGCAAATGGCCGCATGGCAAAAAATCACTGCTGGCGTTCATGCTGAAAACGGTCATATCGCCGTGCAACTGTGGCACACCGGGCGTATTTCCCATAACAGCCTGCAGCCGGGAGGCGCGGCGCCGGTTGCGCCATCGGCGCTGAGCGCAGGTACGCGTACTTCGCTGCGTGATGAAAACGGTCATGCCATTCGCGTCGATACGTCGATGCCGCGTGCGCTGGAAACAGACGAAATCCCAGGGATCGTGGATGATTTCCGTCAGGCGGTAGGCAATGCCCGCGATGTCGGCTTCGATCTGGTAGAGCTGCACTCCGCGCATGGCTATCTGCTGCACCAGTTCCTGTCGCCTTCTTCTAACCAGCGTACCGACCAGTACGGCGGCAGCGTCGAGAATCGCGCCCGCCTGGTGCTGGAAGTGGTCGATGCCGTCAGTAAAGAGTGGAGCGCCGATCGTATCGGCATTCGCGTGTCGCCAATCGGTAGTTTCCAGAACGTCGATAACGGCCCGAACGAAGAAGCCGATGCGCTCTATCTTATTGAGCAGCTGGCAAAACGCGGTATCGCTTATCTGCACATGTCCGAACCAGACTGGGCCGGCGGCCAGCCGTACAGCGACGAATTCCGTCAGAAAGTTCGCGATCGCTTCCCGGGCGCGATTATCGGCGCTGGCGCCTATACGGTGGAGAAAGCCAATGACCTTATCAATAAAGGACTGATCGATGCCGTGGCCTTTGGCCGCGATTACATCGCTAACCCGGATCTGGTGGCGCGTCTGCAGAAGAAAGCGGCGCTTAACCCGCAGCGCCCGGAAAGCTTCTACGGCGGCGGCGCGGAAGGTTATACCGATTATCCAACCCTGTAA
- a CDS encoding helix-turn-helix domain-containing protein, giving the protein MAHKHEMVSGHIIPIVIDIIEWIEDNIFTALPVTAISRKSGYSHWYFQRQFALITGYTLGTYVSRRKMTIAAGILKQTQDSALSISLLLGFEGQATFCRTFRRHFGMSPTSYRRHPAQLEERMQYPLNLEEEGNVQKSGLPAQRQTGVCAS; this is encoded by the coding sequence ATGGCGCATAAACATGAAATGGTCAGCGGACATATTATTCCGATCGTCATAGATATCATCGAGTGGATCGAAGACAACATTTTTACCGCGCTACCCGTCACCGCAATCTCAAGGAAATCGGGTTATTCGCACTGGTACTTTCAGCGCCAGTTCGCGCTGATTACCGGTTATACGCTGGGAACATATGTTAGCCGACGCAAAATGACCATTGCCGCCGGTATTCTCAAACAGACGCAGGATTCGGCGTTGAGTATCTCATTGCTGCTCGGGTTTGAAGGCCAGGCGACATTTTGCCGTACTTTCCGTCGTCATTTTGGTATGTCGCCGACCAGTTATCGCCGTCATCCCGCGCAACTGGAGGAGCGAATGCAGTATCCGCTGAATCTGGAAGAGGAGGGGAATGTACAGAAGAGCGGTTTGCCGGCGCAGCGGCAAACCGGGGTCTGCGCCTCTTAA
- the rnt gene encoding ribonuclease T has translation MSENAQLNGLCGRFRGFYPVVIDVETAGFNAKTDALLEIAAITLKMDEQGWLMPDETLHFHVAPFEGANLQPEALAFNGINPNDPERGAISEYDALHAIFKMVRKGMKESDCSRAIMVAHNATFDHSFTMAAAERAGLKRNPFHPFVTFDTAALSGLALGQTVLSKACIAAGMEFDGSKAHSALYDTEQTAQLFCEIVNRWKRLGGWPLPVPEA, from the coding sequence ATGTCCGAGAACGCTCAACTTAATGGTCTGTGCGGCCGTTTTCGCGGTTTTTATCCTGTGGTAATTGATGTTGAAACCGCCGGGTTTAATGCCAAAACCGACGCCCTGCTGGAGATCGCCGCTATTACGTTGAAGATGGATGAGCAGGGCTGGCTGATGCCGGACGAAACGCTGCATTTTCACGTGGCTCCCTTCGAAGGGGCCAACCTGCAGCCGGAAGCGCTGGCTTTCAATGGAATTAACCCAAACGATCCGGAGCGCGGCGCGATAAGTGAATACGATGCGCTGCACGCCATTTTTAAAATGGTTCGCAAAGGAATGAAAGAGAGCGATTGTAGCCGCGCGATTATGGTGGCGCATAACGCGACTTTCGATCACAGCTTTACGATGGCCGCCGCCGAGCGCGCCGGGTTGAAACGCAACCCGTTCCATCCTTTCGTGACCTTCGATACCGCCGCGTTGAGCGGGTTGGCCTTAGGGCAAACGGTATTGTCTAAAGCCTGCATCGCCGCCGGCATGGAGTTTGATGGCAGCAAGGCCCATTCTGCGTTGTACGATACCGAGCAAACCGCCCAGCTATTCTGCGAAATCGTCAACCGCTGGAAGCGCCTTGGCGGCTGGCCGTTACCTGTACCTGAAGCGTAA
- a CDS encoding C40 family peptidase, translating into MARLNKIAISLCALLFTSISLTPLAHASGHTHASATPKAHPAKGSTAERKKKATQNKSKSTAKTTRKKTSSAKSPTRTTAASQTALNRQVAGATKKCVLRKGYKKQCAKTVKSSEASTLALNSVKSKCVVRKGYKKRCKPVADEPNLTIADAHKARVQKAQSTAMNKLMDQLGKPYRWGGSSPRTGFDCSGLVYYAYKDLVKIHIPRTANEMYHLRDARPVDRDELQSGDLVFFRTRGRGTADHVGVYVGNGKFIQSPRTGRDIQITSLSEDYWVRHYVGARRVMTPKTIR; encoded by the coding sequence GTGGCGCGGCTCAATAAAATCGCGATATCGCTCTGTGCATTACTGTTTACATCTATCTCGCTTACGCCATTGGCGCATGCTTCAGGGCATACGCACGCTTCGGCTACGCCGAAGGCGCACCCGGCGAAAGGCTCCACCGCCGAGCGTAAGAAGAAAGCAACGCAAAATAAATCCAAATCCACCGCTAAAACTACCCGTAAAAAAACCTCAAGCGCGAAGTCCCCTACTCGTACTACCGCAGCAAGCCAAACCGCGCTTAATCGTCAAGTCGCCGGCGCCACTAAAAAATGCGTGTTGCGTAAAGGCTATAAAAAGCAGTGTGCGAAAACGGTAAAATCCAGCGAAGCATCGACGCTGGCGTTGAACAGCGTGAAAAGCAAATGCGTGGTGCGTAAAGGCTACAAAAAACGTTGTAAACCTGTCGCTGATGAACCGAATCTGACGATTGCCGATGCGCACAAAGCCCGAGTGCAAAAAGCGCAAAGCACTGCCATGAATAAACTCATGGATCAGCTAGGCAAACCTTATCGCTGGGGAGGCTCCTCACCGCGTACCGGTTTCGACTGCAGCGGGCTGGTTTATTACGCCTATAAAGATCTGGTAAAAATTCATATTCCGCGCACCGCTAACGAAATGTACCACCTGCGCGATGCCCGCCCGGTTGACCGCGATGAACTGCAAAGCGGCGATCTGGTCTTCTTCCGCACCCGCGGACGCGGCACCGCCGACCACGTAGGCGTTTACGTTGGAAACGGTAAGTTTATCCAGTCGCCGCGTACCGGCCGTGATATTCAGATAACCTCCCTGAGCGAAGATTATTGGGTTCGCCACTACGTCGGCGCGCGCCGCGTAATGACGCCAAAAACCATTCGTTAA